The following are encoded together in the Candidatus Margulisiibacteriota bacterium genome:
- a CDS encoding DUF4870 domain-containing protein gives IPAPGIIPMKDKTLAALAYITWVPSLYVVLTRKRGEEFMTFHGNQALLLWLLIFLAFFTLRALVNLVWSLIYIPYLDLLEVLFGFGAWGYAFYCGIRCYRGEPFTIPH, from the coding sequence AATCCCGGCCCCCGGCATTATTCCTATGAAAGACAAGACACTCGCGGCATTGGCCTATATCACCTGGGTCCCTTCACTTTATGTTGTCCTCACCCGGAAAAGAGGGGAGGAGTTCATGACTTTCCATGGGAACCAGGCGCTCCTTCTTTGGTTGCTGATCTTCCTGGCCTTTTTTACGCTCCGTGCCTTGGTCAACCTGGTCTGGAGCTTGATCTATATCCCGTATCTCGACCTGTTGGAAGTCCTCTTTGGCTTTGGCGCCTGGGGCTACGCTTTTTATTGCGGGATCCGTTGCTACCGGGGAGAACCCTTTACCATTCCCCATTAA
- the tilS gene encoding tRNA lysidine(34) synthetase TilS, protein MAIKDKFIETIREYKMFEPGDLVLVAVSGGADSTGLLNLLYAFREELKISLHVAHLNHMLRKGDAELDVRYVEDMAQRMAVPISVESFDVSDLAAREKIGIEEAARIARYEFFGRMARKIGAGKIAVGHTADDNIETFLMRLLRGAGLRGLCGIPPKRANIVRPLIKVWRRELEDYVGALKLVPRRDHTNYESKYMRNSVRLKLVPQLKIYNLNIKEIILQTILLLTEDNVYLETKAAELLPEIKSFQDAGQIRLSQDKLGRLEPTIQRYVLRLAVEQVKGNLTQLSFGHIHDVLDKLGSNEKWEIHLPDNIFASGERNVLTISRERPKEREAKPFRYLLAIPGEVRLEEVGRVLRGSFVDKVEGATGEQIAFVDYSAFGKEVIARNKLAGDRFVPLGMKGSKKLQDFFVDEKVAPAERDVIPVVESAGRIIWVAGQRLDDRAKVTDKTKKIVKLELL, encoded by the coding sequence ATGGCCATAAAAGATAAATTCATCGAGACGATCAGGGAATACAAGATGTTCGAGCCGGGCGACCTGGTGCTGGTCGCCGTTTCCGGCGGCGCCGATTCGACCGGCCTGCTTAATTTGCTCTACGCTTTCCGCGAAGAGCTGAAGATCTCGCTCCATGTCGCCCACCTTAACCACATGCTGCGCAAGGGGGACGCCGAACTAGACGTCCGCTACGTGGAAGATATGGCCCAGCGGATGGCGGTGCCGATCAGCGTCGAGTCCTTTGACGTCAGCGACCTGGCGGCGCGCGAGAAGATCGGCATCGAAGAAGCGGCCCGGATCGCCCGCTACGAATTTTTCGGCCGGATGGCGAGAAAGATCGGGGCGGGGAAGATCGCCGTCGGCCACACCGCCGATGACAATATCGAGACCTTCCTGATGCGCCTGTTGCGCGGCGCCGGCCTGCGCGGACTTTGCGGCATCCCGCCGAAACGGGCCAATATCGTCCGGCCGCTGATCAAGGTTTGGCGGCGGGAGCTCGAAGATTACGTCGGGGCGCTCAAGCTGGTGCCGCGGCGCGACCACACCAATTACGAATCAAAATACATGCGCAACAGCGTCCGCCTGAAACTGGTGCCGCAGCTCAAGATCTACAACCTCAACATCAAGGAGATAATCCTCCAGACGATCCTTCTGCTGACCGAAGACAATGTCTATCTGGAAACGAAGGCGGCGGAGCTGCTGCCGGAGATCAAGAGCTTCCAGGATGCCGGCCAGATCAGGTTAAGCCAGGATAAACTGGGCCGGTTGGAACCAACTATCCAGCGCTATGTCCTCCGCCTGGCGGTGGAGCAGGTCAAAGGGAACTTGACCCAGCTTTCGTTCGGCCATATTCATGATGTGCTCGACAAGCTCGGCTCGAACGAAAAATGGGAGATCCATTTGCCGGACAATATCTTTGCCAGCGGTGAACGCAACGTCCTGACGATCTCGCGTGAGCGGCCGAAAGAGCGGGAAGCCAAGCCGTTCCGCTACCTGCTGGCTATCCCGGGTGAGGTCAGGCTCGAAGAGGTTGGGCGGGTCTTGCGCGGCAGTTTTGTCGATAAGGTCGAAGGGGCGACTGGCGAGCAGATCGCCTTTGTCGACTACAGCGCCTTCGGCAAGGAAGTGATCGCCCGCAATAAGCTGGCGGGGGACCGTTTTGTCCCGCTCGGGATGAAAGGGAGCAAAAAGCTCCAGGACTTTTTTGTCGATGAGAAAGTGGCGCCGGCGGAGCGCGACGTTATCCCGGTGGTCGAGAGCGCCGGCCGGATAATCTGGGTGGCAGGCCAGCGGCTGGATGACCGGGCGAAAGTGACCGACAAGACGAAAAAGATAGTCAAACTGGAGTTGTTGTGA